One segment of Desulfatirhabdium butyrativorans DSM 18734 DNA contains the following:
- a CDS encoding Wzz/FepE/Etk N-terminal domain-containing protein: MAETGQEQGIDFGFLYAKYIEPIVEKRMLVVICLIVGLLLSIGLVTLINPEYISQATILLERPRSKITSSVNQEDVIPQKASPAYVSTEEAKLQSDSFMIEVVKILPASVKKDLETPLNLRDQIIGGIARAFKMVIGEKRLEFIKKLLGREPAMAAQERHQDIMVRELKERVTVYSRPHTSMIWIFARAVVPENAALLVKTYLDVWTALNLEENKREISGEHVFAEEQKNEAYRKLQEAQNELIEFKRAYQIPAEVQVTGDVELQLQLDKLRKKVDTYRERYETLDKIYMGIVMKEAGITGNIKVLSYPAPASEPSKKTTQKILIGGVVGGLGLGVGLCLLLDYLAAPIRHSRDILSVTKFPVIGRVPRIS; this comes from the coding sequence ATGGCTGAAACAGGCCAAGAGCAAGGAATCGATTTTGGTTTTCTCTATGCCAAATATATCGAACCCATAGTCGAAAAAAGGATGCTTGTGGTGATCTGCCTGATTGTCGGGCTCCTGTTGTCCATCGGACTGGTCACGTTGATCAACCCGGAATACATTTCTCAGGCCACCATCCTTCTGGAAAGACCCAGGTCCAAAATCACCTCCAGCGTCAACCAGGAAGACGTCATTCCCCAAAAGGCCTCGCCTGCCTATGTCAGTACGGAAGAGGCCAAATTGCAGAGCGATTCGTTCATGATCGAAGTGGTCAAAATTCTGCCCGCCTCGGTCAAGAAAGATCTGGAGACACCGCTCAACCTGCGCGATCAGATTATTGGCGGCATTGCAAGGGCCTTCAAAATGGTTATCGGTGAAAAGCGTCTCGAATTCATCAAAAAACTGCTCGGTAGGGAACCTGCAATGGCAGCTCAGGAGCGGCATCAGGATATTATGGTCCGGGAGCTCAAGGAACGGGTAACCGTTTACAGCCGGCCACACACAAGCATGATCTGGATTTTTGCCAGGGCCGTCGTTCCCGAAAATGCGGCACTGCTCGTCAAAACCTATCTGGATGTCTGGACCGCGCTCAACCTCGAAGAAAACAAACGGGAGATTTCCGGCGAACATGTCTTCGCGGAAGAACAGAAAAACGAAGCGTATAGAAAATTACAGGAAGCGCAAAACGAATTGATCGAATTCAAGCGGGCCTATCAGATCCCCGCGGAAGTTCAGGTAACCGGAGATGTGGAATTGCAGCTCCAACTCGATAAGCTCCGGAAAAAAGTAGATACCTATCGAGAGCGTTATGAAACCCTCGACAAGATTTATATGGGGATTGTCATGAAGGAAGCCGGTATCACCGGCAACATCAAGGTGCTGAGTTATCCCGCCCCGGCAAGCGAACCATCCAAGAAAACCACACAGAAAATCCTGATCGGGGGCGTAGTGGGAGGCTTGGGATTGGGAGTCGGGCTTTGTCTGCTGCTTGACTATCTTGCAGCACCGATCCGGCATTCCCGAGACATCCTCTCTGTAACAAAATTTCCCGTGATTGGCAGGGTTCCCAGGATTTCCTGA